From a single Nostoc edaphicum CCNP1411 genomic region:
- a CDS encoding glutathione S-transferase family protein yields the protein MLELYQWELSQYSEKVRLILDFKGLDYRKIEVTPGIGQVELFRLTGQKQVPVLKDRNRYIADSTEIAKYLDLEYPDRPIIPQDPKKRGLTLLIEEWADESIGIKGRKALFAAVSQDQNFRKSLLPTSTPDIFKSLVGGVPSDLLTVLGFGVGYSPDVIQSAIASLKQDLEALTLLLADSPYLTGDEPTLADLAVAGLSILLKFPSGPYLDLPASIRGKGLPIFSENIDYEPFFTWRDRLYAQFRRPLISTTSATGSAPTSIQID from the coding sequence ATGCTGGAATTATACCAATGGGAACTCTCTCAATACTCAGAGAAAGTGCGCCTAATTCTAGATTTTAAAGGACTAGATTACCGCAAAATAGAAGTAACGCCTGGGATTGGACAGGTAGAACTGTTCCGGCTGACTGGTCAGAAACAAGTCCCAGTATTAAAGGATCGTAATAGATACATTGCGGATTCTACGGAAATAGCTAAGTATTTAGACTTAGAGTACCCCGATCGCCCAATAATACCGCAAGATCCTAAAAAACGCGGTTTAACTTTATTAATAGAAGAATGGGCTGATGAGTCCATAGGCATTAAAGGTCGCAAAGCACTATTTGCAGCCGTAAGTCAAGATCAAAATTTCCGTAAGTCTTTATTACCCACCTCAACACCAGATATATTTAAAAGTCTAGTTGGAGGAGTACCTAGCGACTTACTGACAGTGTTGGGTTTTGGCGTAGGTTACAGCCCAGATGTGATTCAGTCAGCGATCGCATCTTTAAAACAAGACTTGGAAGCCTTAACATTATTATTGGCAGATAGTCCTTATTTAACAGGAGATGAGCCGACTTTAGCTGACTTGGCAGTAGCCGGATTATCGATATTGCTAAAGTTTCCCTCTGGCCCCTATCTGGATTTACCAGCTTCTATCAGAGGTAAAGGATTACCAATATTTTCAGAGAATATAGATTATGAACCATTCTTTACCTGGCGCGATCGCCTTTACGCCCAATTCCGCAGACCATTAATCAGTACTACTTCAGCAACAGGGAGTGCGCCAACTTCGATTCAGATTGATTAG
- a CDS encoding helicase HerA domain-containing protein, protein MNSGQPLGSVIQGSLTEGLEVRLHPDISVEDMRVGKFLVVQGMRSRFFCMLTDVALGAANARIIANPPSWEDTFLRDVLAGSGTYGTINLAPMLMFTPESEESFSPTNGKSANPFLPSVKGLASFVPQTSTTMELLPVKTIPSHFSQVYEASVDDFRRVFGWEDDPQRRNFSIGKPLDMDVPVCIDLNRFVERSNGVFGKSGTGKSFLTRLLLAGVIRKNAAVNLIFDMHSEYGWEAVAEGKNVNTVKGLKQLFPSKVEVYTLDPESTKRRGVRDAQELYLSYEQIEVEDIKLCSRDLGLSDAALDNANILYSEFGKSWIVQLLNMTNEEIEMFCDEKRGHKGSIMALQRKLLRMDSLKYMRAVCPQNYISKIVQCLESGKNVVIEFGSQSNMLSYMLVTNMITRRIHEHYVKKADKFLQSKNPNDRPTPLMITIEEAHRFLDPAIVQSTIFGTIARELRKYFVTLLVVDQRPSGIDNEVMSQIGTRITALLNDEKDIDAIFTGVSGGSGLRSVLAKLDSKQQALILGHAVPMPVVVRTRPYDATFYEEIGEPAWEEKPDAEVFAAAELAKADLGF, encoded by the coding sequence ATGAATTCGGGACAGCCATTAGGTTCGGTCATTCAAGGTTCTCTAACTGAAGGTTTAGAAGTACGATTGCATCCTGACATTTCTGTGGAAGATATGCGAGTAGGTAAATTTCTCGTTGTCCAAGGGATGCGATCGCGTTTTTTTTGTATGCTGACAGATGTAGCATTGGGAGCCGCTAATGCAAGAATTATTGCTAATCCCCCCAGTTGGGAAGACACTTTTTTACGAGATGTTTTAGCCGGAAGCGGTACTTATGGTACTATCAACCTCGCGCCGATGTTGATGTTCACTCCCGAATCTGAAGAATCTTTCTCTCCAACAAATGGCAAATCGGCAAATCCCTTTCTCCCATCAGTGAAGGGTTTGGCTTCATTTGTGCCACAAACCAGCACAACGATGGAATTGTTACCTGTTAAAACTATTCCTAGCCACTTTAGTCAAGTTTACGAAGCCAGTGTTGACGATTTTCGTCGGGTATTTGGTTGGGAAGATGACCCCCAAAGGCGTAATTTTTCCATCGGCAAACCTTTGGATATGGATGTGCCCGTTTGTATCGATTTAAACCGCTTTGTGGAACGGAGTAATGGGGTTTTTGGAAAATCTGGTACTGGTAAATCCTTTCTGACACGGTTACTTTTAGCTGGTGTTATCCGTAAAAATGCGGCAGTAAATTTGATTTTTGATATGCACTCTGAGTATGGCTGGGAAGCTGTTGCAGAAGGTAAGAATGTCAATACTGTTAAGGGACTAAAGCAATTATTTCCTAGTAAGGTTGAAGTTTACACTCTCGACCCGGAATCGACAAAGCGCCGGGGTGTGCGTGATGCTCAAGAACTTTATTTGAGTTATGAGCAAATTGAAGTTGAAGATATTAAATTATGTAGTCGAGATTTAGGACTCTCTGACGCAGCCTTAGATAACGCCAATATTCTATATAGCGAATTTGGCAAGTCTTGGATTGTCCAGTTGCTAAATATGACTAACGAAGAAATCGAGATGTTCTGCGACGAGAAGCGCGGACACAAAGGCTCGATTATGGCATTGCAGCGCAAACTCTTGCGGATGGATAGCTTGAAGTATATGCGAGCAGTTTGCCCACAGAATTACATTAGTAAAATTGTCCAGTGTCTGGAATCTGGGAAGAATGTTGTGATAGAATTTGGTTCCCAGTCTAATATGCTCTCTTATATGTTGGTGACAAACATGATCACCAGGCGGATTCATGAGCATTACGTCAAGAAAGCAGATAAATTTTTGCAAAGCAAAAATCCTAACGATCGCCCCACACCATTGATGATTACCATTGAAGAGGCGCACCGTTTTCTTGATCCAGCGATCGTACAAAGTACAATCTTTGGGACTATTGCTCGTGAATTGCGAAAGTACTTTGTCACACTTTTGGTAGTTGATCAACGTCCGTCGGGCATAGATAATGAAGTTATGTCCCAGATCGGGACTCGCATTACCGCTTTGTTGAATGATGAAAAAGACATTGACGCAATTTTTACAGGTGTATCTGGTGGTAGCGGACTGCGATCGGTGTTGGCAAAGTTAGACTCGAAGCAACAAGCTTTAATATTGGGTCACGCTGTTCCTATGCCAGTAGTAGTGCGTACCCGGCCTTATGACGCAACTTTTTACGAAGAAATTGGTGAGCCAGCCTGGGAAGAAAAACCTGACGCAGAAGTATTCGCAGCGGCTGAACTAGCCAAAGCTGACCTTGGTTTCTAG
- a CDS encoding RNA polymerase sigma factor, RpoD/SigA family, with the protein MPTVNTQTENLNTKFTADMVRTYLREIGRVALLTREQEIVFGKQVQQMMTLIDAKEALAKKLQREPSSQEWADHVQKSETEIQQTVAQGKRAKQKMIEANLRLVVAIAKKYQKRNMEFLDLIQEGTLGLERGVEKFDPMRGYKFSTYAYWWIRQAITRAIAQQGRTIRLPIHITEKLNKIKKVQRELAQTLGRSPTPAEIAKELELEPAQIREYLNMARQPVSLDVKVGDNQDTELQEMLEDNGPSPEYYTNQEFLRQDLNNLLAELTPQQREVVALRFGLEDGNEMSLAKVGERLNLSRERVRQLEHQALAHLRRRRANVKEYVAS; encoded by the coding sequence ATGCCTACTGTCAATACCCAAACGGAAAACCTCAACACCAAATTCACGGCTGATATGGTGCGAACCTATCTGCGAGAAATTGGTCGTGTAGCACTACTAACCCGTGAGCAAGAAATTGTCTTTGGGAAGCAGGTGCAACAAATGATGACGCTCATTGACGCCAAGGAAGCTTTGGCGAAGAAGTTGCAACGCGAACCGAGTTCACAAGAGTGGGCTGATCACGTTCAAAAATCGGAAACCGAGATCCAACAAACTGTGGCGCAAGGTAAGCGGGCAAAGCAAAAAATGATCGAAGCGAATTTGCGCTTGGTTGTTGCTATTGCTAAAAAGTACCAAAAGCGGAATATGGAGTTTCTGGATTTAATCCAGGAAGGAACACTAGGATTAGAGCGGGGTGTGGAGAAATTTGACCCAATGAGGGGTTATAAATTCTCGACTTATGCTTACTGGTGGATTCGCCAAGCGATTACCCGTGCGATCGCTCAACAAGGTCGTACTATCCGCTTACCCATCCATATTACCGAGAAACTGAACAAAATCAAAAAAGTGCAACGCGAGTTGGCTCAAACCTTGGGGCGATCGCCGACTCCAGCGGAAATTGCCAAAGAACTGGAACTCGAACCTGCTCAGATTCGGGAGTACCTGAATATGGCGCGTCAACCAGTGTCTTTGGATGTTAAAGTTGGCGATAACCAGGATACTGAGTTGCAAGAAATGCTCGAAGATAACGGCCCATCACCAGAGTATTACACCAACCAGGAATTCTTACGCCAAGACTTGAACAACCTGCTAGCAGAACTAACACCGCAACAGCGAGAAGTTGTAGCTTTACGCTTTGGTTTAGAAGATGGTAACGAAATGTCATTGGCGAAAGTAGGTGAGAGATTGAATCTCAGCCGTGAACGTGTGCGCCAGTTAGAGCATCAAGCTTTGGCTCATCTGCGTCGCCGTCGTGCCAATGTTAAAGAATACGTTGCTAGTTAA
- a CDS encoding tetratricopeptide repeat protein, giving the protein MLKQLWQWLKRSFQRLFGNKQTPPLKEQTKVEPPKQLTDAEYELLFLQLLTEINDGLSRGGAKGFLVAKRINETRLVEWLQGFGEGLLASSIPNDELATRMVRLGKLSIGEVSIVAYDIGRRLGGGTNHKGAEDTREEEKREEAIKALFVVGYKKYESGEFEAALSFFKRTFALLSIDVNDDDVASVGWEFRGIAQDNLGEFEEAIASFDSALKIKPDNHEAWFNRGVALGKSGQHEEAIASFDSSLKIEPDFHQAWIGRGVALEKLERFEESIASFDSALKIKPDDHEARYNRGLTLEKLGQHEEAITSFDSPIKIKPDDHEAWYNRGNTLMDLGRFEEAIASFGKALKIKPDDHLTWYNQGLSLGKIGRFEEAIASFSKALKLKPDDHKAWIGQGVALGKVSLRKLGHHEEAIASFDNALRIKPDDHEAWINRGFATRNGTGERTDFSFIFTLANAAAPNLALKFNNLDLNKRGYEGELASYEEGLKHCQQDTHSEGRGLLHQRIGDAHYFQAQGNSNPRYFWRKAVNSYKKALQTLTAKDFPELHLKILEDLIRVQLDLRETTEAIELQRQGTDLLRHLLLNESNRYDKSKKQLALKFAWIQQLTVDLAVQSGDLLQAIELAEEGKNTCLRWLLDGWSDESSSLSYSEMQQLLNPSTAIIYWHLSPHALHTFILKHNASSPIVLGETEFVTQAQRLQNFEGWVKNWNEQYADYRDKAKDEQSHKNQPWRQLMPEKLQELKNILYISAIQEELNGITNLILIPHRDLHRLPLHAIFTDNFTITYLPSAQIGITLQRLKQTNLRAIGELPLLSVEHPDSEDFSILPHAEIESAAITQLFQNPTPKRISGEAVTNTTLKAALKDSYSIFHFTGHSTYNFDNPKKSALALSAKEFLTLEEICNIESLKGYQLVSLSSCETAITSNQTITAEYVGLVSAFLYQGVTDVVSTLWTVTDDASCFLMIYFYWQIKKGKTPAVALNKATKWLRNLTFSQLERIYRVILAKLPSNETTLRPFIRRKLNQISQMELSEKKQQRFKHPYYWAAFTITGGYN; this is encoded by the coding sequence ATGCTCAAGCAGCTCTGGCAGTGGCTCAAGAGGTCTTTTCAGCGTTTATTTGGCAACAAGCAGACTCCTCCTTTAAAAGAACAGACAAAAGTAGAACCACCGAAACAACTAACAGATGCGGAGTATGAATTGTTGTTTCTCCAGTTGTTGACAGAGATCAATGATGGTTTGAGTAGAGGAGGAGCAAAAGGTTTTTTGGTTGCAAAACGCATCAATGAGACTCGTTTGGTGGAGTGGTTGCAAGGTTTTGGCGAAGGATTGTTAGCTTCATCTATACCAAATGATGAGTTAGCAACGCGAATGGTGCGGCTGGGTAAGTTGAGTATCGGGGAAGTTAGTATTGTTGCTTATGATATTGGGAGGCGCTTGGGAGGAGGAACGAACCACAAAGGCGCAGAGGACACAAGAGAAGAAGAAAAGAGAGAAGAAGCGATTAAAGCTTTGTTTGTCGTAGGCTATAAAAAGTACGAGTCTGGTGAATTTGAAGCGGCTTTGTCCTTCTTTAAGCGCACTTTTGCTCTCCTATCTATAGATGTAAATGACGATGATGTCGCTTCCGTAGGCTGGGAATTTCGTGGTATCGCGCAGGATAATTTAGGGGAATTTGAAGAAGCGATCGCATCTTTTGACAGTGCCCTAAAAATCAAACCCGATAACCACGAAGCTTGGTTCAACCGGGGTGTAGCGCTGGGTAAATCAGGGCAACATGAAGAAGCGATCGCATCCTTTGACAGTAGCCTCAAAATCGAACCTGACTTCCACCAAGCTTGGATTGGCCGGGGTGTGGCGCTGGAGAAATTGGAGCGATTTGAAGAATCGATCGCATCTTTTGACAGTGCCCTAAAAATCAAACCTGACGACCACGAAGCTAGGTACAACCGGGGTTTGACGCTGGAGAAATTAGGGCAACATGAAGAAGCGATCACATCTTTTGACAGTCCTATCAAAATCAAACCTGACGACCACGAAGCTTGGTACAACCGGGGTAATACGTTGATGGATTTAGGGCGATTTGAAGAAGCGATCGCATCCTTTGGCAAAGCCCTCAAAATCAAGCCCGACGATCACTTAACTTGGTACAACCAGGGTTTATCGCTTGGTAAAATAGGGCGATTTGAAGAAGCGATCGCATCTTTCAGCAAAGCCCTCAAGCTCAAACCCGACGATCACAAAGCTTGGATTGGCCAGGGTGTGGCGCTGGGTAAAGTATCGCTGCGTAAATTAGGACACCATGAAGAAGCGATCGCATCCTTCGATAATGCCCTCAGAATCAAGCCCGACGACCACGAAGCTTGGATTAACCGGGGATTTGCCACAAGAAACGGAACTGGAGAGAGGACAGATTTCTCTTTCATATTTACTTTAGCTAATGCAGCAGCACCCAACCTCGCTTTAAAATTTAACAATCTTGATTTAAACAAGCGTGGCTATGAGGGTGAATTGGCAAGCTACGAGGAAGGGTTGAAGCATTGTCAGCAAGACACCCACTCAGAAGGTAGGGGCTTGTTGCATCAAAGGATAGGTGATGCTCATTACTTCCAAGCGCAAGGAAATTCTAATCCTCGCTATTTTTGGCGCAAAGCCGTCAACAGTTACAAAAAAGCACTACAAACTCTCACAGCAAAAGATTTTCCTGAATTACATCTAAAAATTTTAGAAGATTTAATTCGCGTCCAGTTGGATTTGAGGGAAACAACCGAAGCTATAGAACTCCAACGACAGGGTACTGATTTATTGCGGCACTTATTATTAAATGAATCAAATCGCTATGATAAAAGTAAAAAACAACTAGCTCTGAAATTTGCCTGGATTCAACAATTAACTGTTGATTTAGCTGTGCAGTCTGGAGATTTGCTGCAAGCGATTGAATTAGCAGAAGAGGGCAAAAATACTTGCTTGCGTTGGCTTTTGGATGGATGGAGTGATGAAAGTTCATCTCTGAGTTATTCAGAAATGCAACAACTACTTAATCCCTCAACTGCTATTATTTACTGGCATCTCAGCCCTCACGCCCTACACACTTTCATTCTTAAACACAACGCATCATCACCGATTGTCTTGGGAGAAACCGAGTTTGTGACTCAAGCGCAACGTTTACAAAATTTTGAAGGCTGGGTGAAAAATTGGAATGAACAATACGCCGATTATCGAGACAAGGCAAAAGACGAACAAAGCCACAAAAACCAACCTTGGCGACAGTTGATGCCAGAGAAACTTCAAGAGTTGAAAAATATCCTCTATATTTCTGCTATTCAAGAAGAATTAAACGGCATCACAAATTTAATTCTCATTCCTCATCGTGATTTGCACCGCTTACCACTCCATGCAATATTTACAGATAACTTCACCATTACCTATTTGCCTAGCGCCCAAATAGGTATTACCTTACAAAGGTTAAAGCAAACAAATCTCCGAGCAATTGGTGAATTGCCCCTATTGAGTGTAGAACATCCCGACAGTGAAGATTTTTCTATTTTGCCTCATGCAGAAATCGAATCTGCTGCTATTACCCAGCTATTCCAAAACCCTACGCCCAAGCGAATTTCTGGAGAAGCTGTGACGAATACCACACTTAAAGCAGCCCTAAAAGATAGTTACAGTATTTTTCACTTTACAGGACATAGCACCTATAACTTCGATAATCCTAAAAAATCTGCTTTGGCTCTTAGTGCCAAAGAGTTTCTGACTTTAGAGGAAATTTGCAATATTGAGAGCCTCAAAGGATATCAACTAGTTAGCCTTTCATCTTGTGAAACTGCTATCACTAGCAACCAAACTATCACTGCTGAATATGTTGGTTTAGTCAGTGCCTTTCTCTATCAGGGCGTTACCGATGTTGTTAGCACATTATGGACTGTGACTGACGATGCTAGTTGTTTTTTGATGATTTACTTTTACTGGCAAATAAAGAAAGGCAAAACACCAGCAGTTGCCCTCAATAAAGCAACAAAATGGTTACGTAATTTAACATTTAGTCAACTCGAAAGAATTTATCGAGTAATCTTGGCTAAGTTACCATCAAATGAAACAACTCTCCGTCCTTTTATCAGAAGAAAACTCAATCAAATTAGTCAAATGGAGCTATCAGAGAAGAAACAGCAACGTTTTAAACATCCTTACTATTGGGCAGCTTTCACAATTACTGGTGGATATAATTGA